One genomic segment of candidate division KSB1 bacterium includes these proteins:
- the nrfD gene encoding polysulfide reductase NrfD translates to MAQTETLLNKLAKYRQEAPVLAPGHTYGSITDKVSAIVLTRKTPKGWILGFTITFAGVMMLFAALAYLFVKGVGIWGINNPVGWGFAIINLVWWIGIGHAGTLISAILLLFRQTWRTSINRFAEAMTLFAVACAGIFPLIHVGRPWLAYWLLPYPNTMALWPQTRSPLAWDVFAISTYASVSALFWYIGLLPDLATLRDRTKNRWVRLIYGVLAMGWRGSAVHWSRYETTYLLLAGLATPLVLSVHTVISFDFAMSIIPGWHATIFPPYFVAGAIYAGFAMVLILAIPLRAIYGLEDFITTVHLRNMAKIMLATGLIVCYGYAVEAFMAWYSANEYEWYMMWNRWTGPYAPAYWALLFCNLVVPQLLWIEKVQSSPLWLFVIAIVVSVGMWLERFVIVVTSLHRDFLPSAWGMYYPTPWDWATYLGTIGLFFALIFLFVRVLPAISIFEMRTLVPVEEHK, encoded by the coding sequence ATGGCACAAACTGAAACGCTGCTCAACAAGCTGGCCAAATACCGCCAGGAGGCACCGGTCCTCGCGCCCGGCCACACCTACGGCTCGATCACCGACAAGGTGAGCGCGATCGTGCTCACCCGCAAGACGCCCAAAGGCTGGATCCTCGGCTTCACCATCACGTTTGCCGGCGTGATGATGCTGTTCGCGGCTCTGGCCTATCTCTTCGTCAAGGGCGTGGGCATTTGGGGCATCAACAATCCCGTGGGCTGGGGCTTTGCCATCATCAACCTGGTCTGGTGGATCGGCATCGGCCATGCCGGCACGTTGATCTCCGCCATCCTGTTGTTGTTTCGGCAGACATGGCGCACTTCGATCAACCGCTTTGCCGAAGCCATGACCCTGTTCGCGGTGGCTTGCGCCGGTATCTTTCCCCTCATTCACGTCGGCCGGCCGTGGCTGGCTTACTGGCTGTTGCCCTATCCCAACACCATGGCGCTCTGGCCGCAAACCCGCAGCCCGCTGGCCTGGGACGTGTTCGCCATCAGCACCTATGCCTCGGTGTCGGCGCTGTTCTGGTATATCGGATTGCTGCCCGATCTCGCCACGCTGCGCGATCGCACCAAGAACCGGTGGGTGCGCCTGATCTACGGCGTTCTTGCCATGGGCTGGCGCGGCTCGGCGGTGCACTGGTCGCGCTATGAAACCACCTACCTGCTGCTCGCCGGTCTGGCCACGCCGCTGGTGTTGTCGGTGCACACGGTGATCAGCTTCGACTTTGCGATGTCCATCATCCCCGGCTGGCACGCCACGATTTTTCCACCCTATTTCGTGGCGGGCGCCATCTATGCCGGGTTCGCGATGGTTTTGATTCTCGCCATCCCGCTGCGCGCGATCTACGGCCTGGAAGACTTCATCACCACCGTGCATCTCCGCAACATGGCGAAAATCATGCTGGCCACCGGCCTGATCGTCTGTTATGGTTATGCCGTGGAAGCGTTCATGGCCTGGTACAGCGCCAACGAATATGAATGGTACATGATGTGGAATCGGTGGACCGGCCCCTATGCCCCGGCTTATTGGGCCCTGCTCTTCTGCAACCTGGTGGTGCCGCAGTTGCTGTGGATCGAAAAGGTGCAGAGCAGCCCCCTCTGGCTGTTCGTGATCGCCATTGTGGTCAGCGTCGGCATGTGGCTGGAACGTTTCGTGATCGTCGTCACCAGTTTGCATCGCGATTTCCTGCCCTCCGCCTGGGGCATGTATTATCCCACTCCCTGGGACTGGGCAACGTATCTCGGCACCATCGGCTTGTTCTTCGCGCTCATCTTTCTGTTCGTGCGCGTGCTGCCCGCCATCTCGATCTTCGAGATGCGCACCCTGGTGCCCGTGGAAGAACACAAATAA
- a CDS encoding DUF3341 domain-containing protein, which translates to MNTGTQSTNNSALYGLLAEFETPGALLEAARRTHAEGYRKIDAYSPFPIEGLAEAIHVHRNRLPRIVLLGGLVGCFVGFFFQYYAAVIDYPLNVGGRPFNSWPSFIPITFETTILFAAFTAVLAMFALNGLPQPYHPVFNVERFEHASRDRFFLCIEAGDPKFDALATRAFLESLQPEAVHEVEP; encoded by the coding sequence ATGAACACCGGCACCCAATCAACCAACAACAGCGCGCTCTACGGTTTGCTGGCCGAGTTCGAGACGCCCGGCGCGCTGCTGGAAGCTGCCAGGCGCACGCATGCCGAGGGCTACCGCAAAATTGACGCCTACTCGCCGTTTCCGATCGAAGGCCTGGCCGAAGCGATTCATGTGCATCGCAACCGCCTGCCGCGCATCGTGTTGCTCGGCGGACTGGTGGGCTGCTTCGTCGGCTTCTTTTTTCAATACTACGCCGCGGTGATCGACTACCCGCTCAATGTCGGCGGCCGGCCCTTCAACAGTTGGCCCTCGTTCATCCCGATCACCTTCGAGACCACGATTTTGTTCGCCGCCTTTACCGCGGTGCTGGCAATGTTTGCGCTCAACGGCCTGCCCCAGCCTTATCACCCGGTATTCAATGTCGAGCGCTTCGAACACGCCTCGCGTGACCGCTTCTTTTTGTGCATCGAGGCCGGGGACCCCAAGTTCGATGCGTTAGCCACCCGCGCCTTTTTGGAGAGCCTGCAGCCCGAGGCGGTGCACGAAGTCGAGCCGTGA
- a CDS encoding cytochrome c: MICKKNSFWRPVTTLALLMLAAFLTGCRQDMHDQPRLEPLEGSTVFADGRASRPQVPGTIARGQLRTDAALHTGKAGNQLVDRLPVALTPELLARGRERYNIFCAPCHSRVGDGNGMIVQRGMRRPPSFHIQRLREAPVGYFFDVITNGFGTMYSYADRVPVKDRWAIVAYIRALQLSQNATLDDVPAGQRAQLGVTP, translated from the coding sequence ATGATCTGCAAAAAGAACTCGTTTTGGCGCCCGGTCACCACACTTGCGCTGCTGATGCTGGCTGCGTTCCTCACCGGCTGCCGGCAGGATATGCACGATCAGCCCCGTCTGGAACCGCTGGAGGGCAGCACGGTTTTCGCGGATGGCCGCGCCTCGCGGCCCCAGGTGCCCGGCACCATTGCCCGCGGCCAGCTCCGCACCGATGCCGCGCTTCACACTGGCAAAGCCGGCAACCAGTTGGTGGATCGCCTGCCGGTGGCCCTCACGCCGGAACTGCTGGCGCGCGGACGGGAGCGTTACAACATCTTCTGTGCGCCCTGTCATTCCCGTGTCGGTGACGGCAATGGCATGATCGTGCAGCGTGGCATGCGCCGGCCCCCCTCGTTCCATATTCAGCGGCTGCGCGAAGCGCCAGTGGGATATTTTTTCGATGTGATCACCAATGGTTTTGGAACAATGTACAGCTATGCCGATCGTGTGCCGGTGAAGGATCGCTGGGCCATCGTGGCATACATTCGTGCCCTGCAACTGAGCCAAAATGCCACGCTTGACGACGTGCCGGCCGGCCAGCGCGCGCAGTTGGGAGTGACGCCATGA
- a CDS encoding SCO family protein, whose protein sequence is MNALLTPVSRWPALPGWLVLGLLLAGTPELCSQGLNAGNQPEILKRIGIDQKLGDQVPLTLQFFDESGAQVPLQHYFGEKPAILALIYYNCPMLCNLVLNGLNRSLKAVSFDAGDQFNIIVVSFDPRETSALAAEKKKNYVRDYGRPGAERGWHFLTGDSLAIKQLTEAVGFRHAFDPVSQQYAHAGGLMILTPAGRLARYFYGVDYSSRDLRLSLIEASQNEIGSPVDQVLLYCFHYDPRTGKYGLVIMNVLRLAGVTTVVVLAGFVLTMLWRDRRNKLAGVKAG, encoded by the coding sequence ATGAACGCTCTGCTCACCCCCGTGTCCCGGTGGCCGGCGCTTCCGGGTTGGCTCGTGCTGGGCCTGCTGCTTGCCGGCACACCAGAGCTGTGCAGCCAGGGTTTGAATGCCGGCAACCAGCCGGAGATTCTCAAACGCATCGGCATCGACCAAAAGCTCGGTGATCAGGTGCCGTTGACGCTGCAGTTTTTCGATGAAAGCGGTGCCCAAGTGCCGCTGCAGCACTATTTCGGCGAAAAGCCCGCGATTCTCGCCCTCATTTATTACAATTGCCCGATGTTGTGCAACCTGGTGTTGAATGGCTTGAATCGCAGTCTCAAGGCGGTGTCGTTTGACGCCGGCGATCAATTCAACATCATCGTGGTGAGCTTTGATCCGCGCGAAACCTCGGCGCTGGCTGCGGAAAAAAAGAAGAATTATGTGCGGGACTACGGCCGGCCGGGCGCGGAACGCGGCTGGCATTTTCTCACCGGCGATTCCCTGGCGATCAAACAACTCACCGAAGCGGTGGGCTTCCGCCATGCCTTCGATCCGGTTTCGCAACAATATGCGCATGCCGGCGGCCTGATGATTTTGACGCCCGCAGGCCGGCTGGCGCGCTATTTTTACGGCGTCGATTATTCCAGCCGCGATCTGCGACTGAGCCTGATCGAAGCCTCGCAAAACGAGATTGGCTCACCGGTCGATCAAGTGCTGCTCTATTGTTTTCACTACGATCCCCGCACCGGCAAATACGGTCTGGTGATCATGAATGTGCTGCGTCTGGCGGGTGTGACCACGGTGGTCGTGCTGGCAGGTTTCGTGCTGACCATGTTGTGGCGCGACCGGCGCAACAAGCTGGCGGGCGTCAAAGCCGGGTAA
- the coxB gene encoding cytochrome c oxidase subunit II, producing the protein MDKGFQLFPEQATRLAAEVDLLYYFLVGLSVFFSLLVFFLIYVFAVRYRRRSEDEAPMQIPGLLKLELAWSIIPFILTVIVFWWGASLYFKAYSAPPGDAMEIYVVGKQWMWYIQHPNGQREINQLHVPVGQAVKLTMTTEDVIHSFYIPAFRIKKDVVPGRYSHLWFEATKTGVYHLFCAEYCGTKHSEMIGSVVVMEPAQFEKWLSGSESGETLAAAGEKKFNQLGCGTCHANVAGARGPSLVGLYGGQVKLADGRTVVADEAYIRESILNPAAKLTAGYNPLMPTFQGQINEAGLLQITAYLKTLK; encoded by the coding sequence ATGGACAAAGGCTTTCAACTGTTCCCGGAACAGGCCACACGACTGGCAGCGGAAGTGGACTTGTTGTACTACTTTCTCGTTGGTCTCTCGGTGTTTTTCTCGCTGCTGGTTTTTTTCCTGATTTATGTGTTCGCCGTGCGCTATCGCCGCCGCTCGGAAGACGAAGCGCCGATGCAAATCCCCGGCTTGCTCAAACTCGAACTGGCCTGGTCGATCATTCCCTTTATCCTCACCGTGATCGTCTTCTGGTGGGGCGCGAGTCTTTACTTCAAGGCCTATTCCGCGCCGCCCGGGGATGCCATGGAGATTTATGTCGTCGGCAAGCAGTGGATGTGGTACATTCAGCATCCCAATGGCCAGCGCGAGATCAACCAGTTGCACGTGCCGGTCGGCCAGGCGGTCAAACTCACCATGACCACCGAGGATGTCATTCACAGTTTCTACATTCCGGCGTTTCGCATCAAGAAGGACGTGGTGCCGGGTCGCTATAGCCACTTGTGGTTCGAAGCCACCAAAACCGGCGTCTATCATCTCTTCTGTGCGGAATACTGCGGCACCAAGCATTCGGAGATGATCGGCAGCGTGGTGGTGATGGAACCGGCGCAATTCGAAAAGTGGCTGAGTGGCAGCGAAAGCGGTGAAACCCTGGCAGCTGCCGGCGAAAAGAAGTTCAACCAGCTTGGCTGCGGCACCTGCCATGCCAACGTTGCCGGCGCGCGCGGACCTTCGTTGGTGGGCCTGTACGGCGGGCAAGTGAAACTCGCCGATGGCCGTACGGTGGTGGCGGATGAAGCCTATATTCGCGAATCGATCTTGAATCCCGCCGCCAAGCTCACCGCTGGCTACAATCCGCTCATGCCCACGTTTCAGGGACAGATCAACGAGGCGGGTCTGCTGCAGATCACGGCCTATCTCAAAACGTTGAAATAG
- the ctaD gene encoding cytochrome c oxidase subunit I produces the protein MATAVFRPFDHQIAEPHEIPKRHYLNAGFSAKSWLFTVDHKRIAILYLITVTLFFLLGGLFAVFVRLELMTPAADLMQSETYNKMFTMHGIMMVFFFLIPAIPAILGNFLVPLMIGAKDLAFPRINLLSWYIYIIGGLFTFAAVLFGGVDTGWTFYTPYSSTYSNTNVILAAVGIFITGFSSILTGLNFIVTIHKMRAPGMTWFRMPLFIWAHYATSLIQVLGTPVVAITIVLVGLERLFHIGIFDPAVGGDPLLFQHLFWFYSHPAVYIMVLPAMGVMSELVTCFSRKKIFGYEFVAFSSLAIAVISFLVWGHHMFTTGQSIYAGMVFSFLSFLVAIPSAIKVFNWTATLYKGSVSYQAPMLYAIGFIGLFTIGGLTGMFLSTLAVDVHVHDTYFVVAHFHYIMVGGTIMAYLGGLHFWWPKITGRLYPEGWARFAALVVFVGFNLTFFPQFVLGYLGMPRRYHVYPEEFQVLNVMSSAGATILGVGYLIPLIYFIWSLKSGPHASANPWSATGLEWQTTSPPPTHNFDKTPEVTEEAYDYAKFAREHAKEEEAALV, from the coding sequence ATGGCTACTGCTGTTTTTCGACCGTTTGATCATCAAATCGCCGAGCCGCACGAGATACCCAAACGGCATTATCTCAATGCCGGCTTCAGTGCCAAATCCTGGCTGTTCACCGTCGATCACAAACGCATCGCGATTCTCTATCTGATCACGGTGACCCTGTTCTTTCTGCTCGGTGGGCTGTTCGCCGTGTTCGTGCGCCTGGAACTCATGACGCCGGCCGCCGACTTGATGCAGTCGGAAACCTACAACAAAATGTTCACGATGCACGGCATCATGATGGTGTTCTTTTTCCTGATCCCGGCGATCCCCGCCATCCTCGGCAACTTTTTGGTGCCGCTGATGATTGGCGCCAAAGATTTGGCCTTCCCGCGCATCAACCTGCTGAGCTGGTACATTTACATAATTGGCGGCTTGTTCACTTTTGCTGCCGTGCTCTTCGGCGGGGTGGACACCGGTTGGACGTTTTACACGCCCTACAGTAGCACGTATTCCAACACCAACGTCATTCTGGCGGCAGTTGGCATTTTCATCACCGGCTTTTCCTCGATTTTGACCGGCCTGAACTTCATCGTCACCATCCACAAAATGCGCGCGCCCGGCATGACCTGGTTCCGCATGCCGCTGTTCATCTGGGCGCATTATGCCACCAGTCTCATTCAAGTGCTGGGCACGCCGGTGGTGGCCATCACCATCGTGCTGGTCGGCTTGGAGCGTCTGTTTCACATCGGCATCTTCGATCCCGCGGTCGGCGGCGATCCGCTGCTGTTTCAGCATTTGTTTTGGTTCTACTCACACCCGGCGGTCTACATCATGGTGCTGCCCGCCATGGGCGTGATGAGCGAACTCGTCACTTGCTTCTCGCGCAAGAAAATCTTCGGATACGAATTCGTCGCCTTCTCCAGCTTGGCCATTGCGGTGATCAGTTTTCTGGTGTGGGGCCATCACATGTTCACTACCGGCCAGTCGATTTATGCCGGCATGGTGTTCTCGTTCCTGAGTTTTCTGGTGGCCATCCCTTCGGCCATCAAGGTGTTCAACTGGACCGCGACGCTGTACAAAGGCTCGGTGTCTTATCAAGCGCCGATGTTGTATGCGATCGGATTCATCGGATTGTTTACCATCGGCGGCCTGACCGGCATGTTTTTGTCGACGCTGGCGGTCGATGTGCACGTGCATGACACCTATTTTGTTGTCGCCCATTTTCACTACATCATGGTGGGCGGCACGATCATGGCCTATCTCGGCGGCCTGCATTTTTGGTGGCCGAAAATCACCGGCCGGCTCTATCCTGAGGGCTGGGCGCGTTTCGCAGCGCTGGTGGTGTTCGTCGGCTTCAACCTCACTTTCTTTCCGCAGTTCGTGCTCGGCTACCTCGGCATGCCGCGGCGCTATCATGTTTACCCCGAGGAGTTCCAGGTGTTGAACGTGATGTCGTCCGCGGGAGCGACGATTTTGGGCGTGGGTTACCTGATTCCGCTCATCTATTTCATCTGGTCGCTCAAGAGCGGCCCGCATGCCAGCGCCAACCCCTGGAGCGCCACCGGCCTGGAGTGGCAGACCACCTCGCCGCCGCCCACGCATAATTTTGACAAGACGCCGGAGGTGACGGAAGAGGCCTACGACTACGCGAAATTCGCCCGGGAGCACGCCAAAGAAGAGGAGGCCGCCCTTGTCTGA
- a CDS encoding cytochrome c oxidase subunit 3 family protein: MSEQHHPALAHHFEDLDQQFEAAGLGMWAFLIQEILFFGGLFAAYLVYRMSYPEAFIQGSHYLDITLGGVNTAILICSSLTMALAVFHGQQGNRRQLILFLFLTIVLGAAFLGIKAVEYTHKYHEHLIPGPLFQPAEAHPPQMQIFFALYFAMTGMHALHMVIGIGILFFLIYQARQGRYSREYNSPIEIFGLYWHFVDIVWIFLFPLLYLIGRH, encoded by the coding sequence TTGTCTGAGCAGCATCATCCCGCGCTCGCCCATCACTTCGAAGACCTGGACCAGCAATTCGAAGCTGCCGGTCTGGGTATGTGGGCTTTCCTGATTCAGGAAATTCTGTTCTTCGGCGGTTTATTTGCCGCCTACCTGGTGTACCGCATGAGTTATCCGGAGGCCTTCATCCAGGGCAGCCATTATCTCGACATTACGCTGGGTGGCGTCAATACCGCCATTCTGATCTGCAGCAGTTTGACCATGGCGCTGGCAGTGTTCCACGGCCAGCAGGGCAACCGCCGGCAGTTGATTCTATTTTTGTTTCTCACCATCGTGCTGGGCGCGGCCTTTTTGGGAATCAAAGCAGTCGAATACACGCACAAGTATCACGAGCATCTCATCCCCGGCCCCTTGTTTCAACCGGCGGAAGCGCACCCGCCGCAGATGCAGATTTTCTTTGCCCTGTATTTTGCCATGACCGGCATGCATGCGCTGCACATGGTGATTGGCATCGGCATTCTCTTCTTCCTCATCTACCAAGCGCGGCAGGGCCGCTACTCCCGCGAGTACAATTCGCCCATTGAAATCTTCGGGCTGTACTGGCACTTCGTTGACATCGTCTGGATTTTCCTGTTCCCCTTACTTTATCTCATAGGTCGTCATTGA
- a CDS encoding cytochrome C oxidase subunit IV family protein: MGPHLVPKRVYYAVFAALMVLTAVTVIVAFIDLGPFNNLIAMSIAVAKATLVVLYFMHVRYSSKLTWVFAGAGFIWLIILFVFMLNDYLTREAWSNLLTGQP, from the coding sequence ATGGGTCCCCATCTCGTTCCCAAGCGTGTGTACTATGCAGTGTTCGCGGCGTTGATGGTTTTGACGGCCGTGACGGTGATCGTGGCTTTTATCGATCTCGGGCCGTTCAACAACCTGATCGCCATGAGCATCGCGGTCGCCAAAGCCACGCTGGTGGTGCTCTACTTTATGCACGTGCGCTACAGCAGCAAGCTCACCTGGGTTTTTGCCGGGGCCGGTTTCATTTGGTTGATCATTTTGTTCGTGTTCATGCTCAACGATTATCTCACGCGCGAAGCCTGGAGCAATTTGCTCACCGGCCAGCCGTAG
- a CDS encoding fibronectin type III domain-containing protein, with the protein MNLHGINGRRAALLALVISLNPSGAAPAPAQPAHPTVSQLLGTFEWRSDAAGGANRFDEAIISFTVRELSDGRLQVSARVDLGEGKAGDDYLVNPYLRLQHDKQYLLHGSVGGKRAEPTPARLAPFAAELVFDKPPGPIEGWHAGYESYVDGSHVRDSGKGGEESPALYDAIAPAISGLQLLHTSPTSIALRWETDEPAVTRVEYGATPAYDSSTTASTELATAHTVQLLNLLPNTLYHYRILASDAAGNTAASPDFTFTTPLNAPDTLTVHDDFERTDLGPNWTREPQYWTITNGELDHTPEAWKSWRYLTVYNALSNGAGREIIEVSYRWGKNVTALGVREGALALMVDEDSPHANGYWIWHRYGQVWLWTIKNGEYVGGLDLGRWYGLSDPGAGDVVTIKIRQESDGNHFDYYINGNYSATAHDPVRHFPKSEQWYVGFFLRGEEMNNEVDDFQITYVRRPGGAAAPALLAEGGATVPQQFSLSPNHPNPFRHDTRLWLHLPEAGHAQAVIYNLHGQEVLRLFDGQLNTGTHALHWNGTTTAGQASTGMYFLRILFEGENGRRELFTRRMILAR; encoded by the coding sequence ATGAATCTGCACGGCATCAACGGGAGACGGGCTGCGCTGCTCGCCCTGGTCATTTCATTGAATCCCAGCGGCGCTGCACCGGCGCCGGCGCAACCCGCTCATCCCACAGTTTCACAACTTCTCGGCACATTTGAATGGCGCTCCGACGCGGCTGGCGGCGCCAATCGCTTCGACGAGGCGATCATTTCTTTCACCGTGCGGGAACTGTCCGACGGCCGGTTACAGGTGTCCGCGCGCGTGGACCTGGGGGAGGGCAAAGCCGGCGATGATTATCTCGTCAATCCCTATCTGCGACTGCAGCACGACAAGCAATATCTGCTGCACGGTTCCGTGGGCGGCAAACGGGCCGAACCCACGCCCGCCCGACTGGCACCCTTTGCCGCCGAGCTTGTCTTTGACAAGCCACCGGGCCCCATTGAAGGCTGGCATGCCGGCTATGAATCATATGTCGATGGCTCGCACGTTCGCGACAGTGGCAAGGGCGGGGAGGAAAGCCCGGCCCTGTATGATGCCATTGCACCCGCGATCAGCGGGCTGCAGTTGTTGCATACCTCGCCAACCAGTATCGCGCTGCGGTGGGAAACCGATGAACCGGCAGTGACGCGGGTGGAATACGGCGCCACCCCCGCCTATGACAGCAGCACAACCGCAAGCACTGAGCTGGCCACCGCGCACACAGTGCAATTGCTGAATTTGCTGCCGAACACGCTTTATCACTATCGCATCCTGGCATCGGATGCAGCCGGCAACACGGCGGCCTCGCCAGATTTCACCTTCACCACCCCGCTCAATGCCCCGGATACGCTCACCGTCCATGATGATTTCGAACGCACGGATCTCGGCCCCAACTGGACACGTGAGCCACAATATTGGACCATCACCAACGGCGAGCTGGATCACACGCCCGAGGCCTGGAAGTCATGGCGCTACCTCACGGTGTACAATGCGTTGAGCAATGGCGCCGGCCGCGAGATCATCGAAGTATCCTACCGCTGGGGCAAAAACGTCACGGCCCTGGGTGTACGCGAGGGCGCGCTCGCGCTCATGGTCGACGAAGACAGCCCGCATGCGAATGGCTATTGGATTTGGCATCGTTACGGCCAGGTCTGGCTGTGGACCATCAAGAACGGGGAATATGTCGGCGGGCTCGATCTCGGGCGCTGGTACGGCCTGTCCGATCCCGGCGCCGGGGATGTTGTCACCATCAAGATCCGGCAGGAGAGTGACGGCAACCATTTCGATTACTACATCAACGGCAATTACTCCGCCACTGCGCATGATCCCGTCCGGCATTTCCCCAAATCGGAGCAATGGTATGTCGGCTTCTTTCTGCGCGGCGAGGAGATGAACAACGAGGTCGATGATTTCCAGATCACCTACGTGCGCCGGCCCGGCGGGGCGGCCGCACCCGCGCTTTTGGCAGAGGGGGGGGCAACTGTGCCGCAACAGTTTTCCCTCTCACCCAACCACCCCAACCCCTTCCGCCACGACACCCGCCTGTGGTTGCACCTGCCGGAGGCGGGCCATGCGCAGGCGGTCATCTACAACCTGCATGGTCAGGAGGTGTTGCGCCTGTTTGACGGCCAACTGAACACGGGCACGCATGCGCTGCACTGGAATGGCACCACCACTGCCGGTCAGGCCAGCACTGGCATGTATTTCCTGCGCATTCTTTTTGAGGGGGAAAACGGCCGCCGGGAGTTGTTCACGCGCCGCATGATCCTGGCGCGCTGA